The nucleotide window CCATGCAGGTATTTACCTAGGCGATGGTAAGTTTATTCATGCAGGCTCTTCAAGAGGAGTTGAAATTAGTGATATGAATAATTCCTATTGGAAACCACGTTACCTGGGAGCAAAAACAACATTTTAATCTTTGTTTTTAAATCTTTACCCAGCAGTAGCATTAATTAAACCTCCTAACTGGAGGTTTTTTTAACTTTTTATATTAATAGCACTTTATTTGCATTTCACCTATAAAGCACAGCTTTTAATTTGTAAACCACTTTATATATAGCGTATAATCCAATTAAAATCTTATTTACTAACGTGCAAGTGTTAGGATGTAGAACATCTTGGATGAAAATAATTTGTACATAGTGAATTCTGGTGAGTTTAATTATTTGGAGGCATAAAAAGTGAGAATTCCTATACTAAAGTTAAAAGATTATTTATTAGTTTCAATTCAAGTAGAACTTGATGATCAGACAGTATTGACTTTTCAGGAAGACTTGTTGAATAAAATTAAAGATACGGGAGCAAAAGGTGTTGTAATCGATTTAACTTCAGTCGATATGATTGATTCGTTCATTGCAAAAGTATTGGGCGATGTAATAGTAATGACAAGCCTGATGGGCACAAAAGCTGTCCTTACAGGTATCCAGCCGGCAGTCGCTATTACTTTAATAGAGCTTGGCATAACAATGGAAAATGTCCATACTGCACTGGATCTTGAACAAGGAATTTCGATATTAAGCCAATTGTTAGAGGGTTAGCCAAATGACAGAACCGATTAATATTAATAATGAATTTGATATAGTACTTGCCCGTCAGAAAGGGAGAGAGGTTTCAAAGGATCTCCAATTTGGTGGCGTTGACCAGGCAAGGATAACGACAGCGATTTCTGAGCTCGCAAGAAATATATATTTATATGCGGGCAGCGGCCAGATTACTATTGACGTCTTAGAAGAGAACGGAAGAAAAGGGATTCGGATTGCTGCTGCTGATAATGGTCCAGGCATAAATGATATAAGAATGGTTTTGCAGGATGGTTATTCAACTTCAGGCGGTCTTGGTGCAGGTCTTCCAGGAGTTAAAAGGTTAATGGACAGTTTTGATATTGATTCTATGCCGGGAATTGGCACGAAAATAACGATTACAAAGTGGGCAAGATAAAGGGTAATGGCATGGAGCTTAATAAAATACATCACGTCGCCATTATCTGTTCAAATTATGAAAGGTCAAAAGAGTTTTATACTAAAGTTCTTGGCTTGAAGATCATCTCAGAGATCTACAGAGAAGAACGAAGGTCTTATAAATTGGATTTAAGTGTTGGAAGTCTTTATCAAATCGAATTGTTCTCTTTCCCGGACGTTCCAGCACGACCTAGTTACCCTGAGGCTGCGGGTCTCAGGCATCTCGCTTTCACTGTGAAAAATCTTTCCTCATATAAAAATTATCTTGAAAAGCAAGGTGTGGAAGTGGAGCCATTCAGGATAGATCCACTGACTCATAAGCAATTTACATTCTTTTCCGATCCTGATGGATTACCAATTGAATTATATGAAGAGTAAAGAATAATATCCACTGTTTCGGTCCGCGAATAAATTTGTACTGCATTGTAGTTCAAGTCAGTTGATTTCAGATGTCTTAATTGTCTTGGTGAATAATTCAGTACTCAATTTTAATACCATTCTGATGTCAATCTCCCACAAGATAACAAAAAAGGATGTTCAGCGACAAAAGCTGAACATCCTTTTCCATATTTTAAAAGAGCCATTGCTCTTGAACTTGCTTTCGTGCCATCTCCAGGATTTCCTCGTCAGATGTTTCACGATCAGCAATCACATTGGTTAAATAATTTTTCCCCTTTAAGTCTACAGTTACTGTAATTTCTCTCATAATACATTTTCCTTTCCTCTTGTTCTACATGCTATTTGTTAAGATCCTTTATTATCCTAATTACCATATAAACCGTTAATGTAAACCTGATGGACTTGCAGAATCTGAGTAAATTTAGTTGTTAAGTTGCAAATGCATGCTGAATATCAACATGAAATGTCAATCAAATGTTTGTTGAATATCGCTTTAATACAAAGTCATAGGAGGAAAAGTTCCCTGACCATCATATACTTCGTGTCTGCGGGTTTGGGCATATTCCTTACAGGGAAAAGTATAAATACTAATGCTAAGGAGGGAAATGCTTCATGGATAATTCAAAAAATGACCCGCAAAGCTTGGTTGAATACGAACGAGAAAAACTTGGTGAAGATGAAAAGATAGATGAATTCAAGGATCAAGGAAGAGTTCCGGATCAACAAAATAGATTAAAGGACAAGGAAAACATGAGAAAATAACAACAAAACAAGCCGGAGATTATTCCGGCTTATTTTATTGTTGCATTTGATAGGAAAAAAGTTTCCATTTTAAGCAGGGGATTATTCGCTTGTGGTTGAATATATATTATGGAAATATAGAGATTTAGAAAAGGGGAACAAGATTTGAATGCACATAATGCTGACCGTGCCGGGAGTTTGCTGATCACAGTAGCGGTTATCCTGCTCTTCGCATCTGTACCAATTGGGATTTTTATCGTATCTTTTATTCACAATTCAGTTTACCTGGATCGTTCACA belongs to Mesobacillus subterraneus and includes:
- a CDS encoding STAS domain-containing protein; translation: MRIPILKLKDYLLVSIQVELDDQTVLTFQEDLLNKIKDTGAKGVVIDLTSVDMIDSFIAKVLGDVIVMTSLMGTKAVLTGIQPAVAITLIELGITMENVHTALDLEQGISILSQLLEG
- a CDS encoding anti-sigma regulatory factor, with translation MTEPININNEFDIVLARQKGREVSKDLQFGGVDQARITTAISELARNIYLYAGSGQITIDVLEENGRKGIRIAAADNGPGINDIRMVLQDGYSTSGGLGAGLPGVKRLMDSFDIDSMPGIGTKITITKWAR
- the gloA2 gene encoding SMU1112c/YaeR family gloxylase I-like metalloprotein; the encoded protein is MELNKIHHVAIICSNYERSKEFYTKVLGLKIISEIYREERRSYKLDLSVGSLYQIELFSFPDVPARPSYPEAAGLRHLAFTVKNLSSYKNYLEKQGVEVEPFRIDPLTHKQFTFFSDPDGLPIELYEE
- a CDS encoding BA3454 family stress response protein; this translates as MREITVTVDLKGKNYLTNVIADRETSDEEILEMARKQVQEQWLF